CACTACGCAGTCTTTTTTCAAGATCTCTTGCGTAGTTTTGTAGTGCGCTATTGTTATTGGCCATTTCAGCTTCGGTTAAGTCAACGTCGCTTACTGGCATCACAACACCAAAGGTCATCACTTCAAAAGAGGAGGTACTGCGCTGTGCAACTAAAGGGGGGTCGCTAATGTCTTTGGGTAGGCCTTTTACGCGATCGACGGCCTGTTGAATGTCAGCCAAGACTTTTACGGTATCGTAGCTTTCGTTGAGCTCAAGGCTTATTGAAGAGCGGCCGTCAGCGGAGGTAGAATTGTATTTTTTAATCCCCTCGACGGACTTAAGTTCCTTTTCTATCTTATTGGTGATATTAAGCTCAATATCTTGCGCCGATGCCCCCGGGTATTGCGTCGTAATGTCGACTTCTGCGAACGCCACGTCGGGCAGTTCTTGCATTTTCAAGGTGCTCATTGCGGCAAAGCCAATCAGCAACACCATTAAGGTGATAATGCGCGCTAAAAAGCTACGCTGGGCAAAGTAGGCCAATAGTGATTTCATGATAACCCTTACTTATTGGTTTCAAAGGTGGTGGTGGCGTGAATAGACATCCCTGACTTAAAACTGTGATTCTCATTATCAATGCTGACTTCGACAGGGTAGGCGTAGGTGTTTGGGTCGAGTTCAACGCCAATGCGCTTGATGTTGGTAAGGATTTTATTGTCCGGGTTGGATTCAGACCATATTTGAATCGGTTGACCTATTTGTAGAGACGCTAGGTCAAATTCACTCGCCAGTAAACGCACATTGAGTTTGTCGATATTGATAAGCTGGTAAAGCAAATCCCCTTGGTTAACCCAAGCTCCAGCTTCTACTGGCCTAGCCACCACATAGCCATCAATACTTGAAAAGATGGATGTGCTGTCTAAATCTAACTGCGCTTTTTCCAGCTCAATTTTGGCAAGCGATAACTGAGCATTCGCGGCATCGTAATCCGCTTTAGCGATGTCGAGTTCATTTTGCGACAAGCTATTTTTTTTGCGTAACTCGACATAGCGTTTGTACAAAGAGTGTTTAATAGAAAGATCGGCTTTAACCAAAGAAACGTTGGCTTGTTGCTTACGCACTTCAATTTGAAAATCGATAGGGTTAATTAACGCCAATGGGGCTCCGGCTGTGATGCTGTCGCCTGTGTACCAACCAACCTGTTTCAGCACTCCGCTAACCTCAGAAACGACATTGATCGGGTCGATGCTGGTGGTTTTACCGATTAAGTCGACGGAATAGGCGTGAGTCGAAACGACTTGCAGCAATGCCAGAGAAAGCAGAAGTGATTTGTTCATGAGAAATTCCTAAGTGTTCAAGTTGCTGTTAGTTTGAGCGAGGGCGTGTCGAGTTTTTGTCGAAACTAGATCGACAGGCACTTTATCGACAGGTACTTCATTGACAGAGCTTCAGAATTGGCGAGACATACGTTAAGGTTTTATATGACGTCGACTTTTTTTCGACAGAAAACTCGTAAGATGGAAAGGAAAGTGGCAATACAATAGAAACGAGTACAGGGGATTGGAATGCTAGCGGGCCGACAGATTTTAGTAGTAGAAGACAATGAAGAGCTGCAAGGCATACTGGCGGATTTCTTGGAAGTAAAAGGCGCCGAAGTCGATTTCGCCGATAATGGCGAACAAGGATTACAACTTGCCTTAGAGAATGAATTTGATGTGATCATTTTGGATGTGATGATGCCAAAGAAAAATGGCATGCAAATGGCGCAAGAACTCAGAGACAGCGGTTGTACCACGCCAATTCTCATGCTTACTGCATTGAACGGGCAGCAAGACTTGTTGACCGGTTTTGAAAGTGGCGTCGATGATTTTATTAGCAAACCGTTTCAGTTTCCTGAACTAGAAGCTCGCTTAACAGCCTTGATCAAGCGTTACAGAGGACAAGTAGCGCAGACGCTGTTGAGCTTTGGTGAACTTTCTATTGATCAAAAAACGCATCAAGTTAAACGAGCAGGTTGCCCCATCGTTGTTGCTCCAGCCTTGTATCAAATACTACTTACCTTAGTGAAGGCGCAGGGGGAAATCGTCTCCCGAGATGTGTTGATTCATCTGCTATGGGGAGAAGACATTCCCGATAAGGATGTGTTGCGTAGCCATATTTATTTACTAAGGAACGTGCTCGATAAACCGTTTGAGCACTCAATGTTAGTGACGGTGCCAAAATATGGTTTCAGGCTGGTGAAATCATGATGTGGTTGAAAGGGCATTATCTAGAACGCGGCAGCAATTCCATAAAAGATGTTAAGTCGAGGTTGCTGACGACTTTTTCTGTCATCGCTCTTTCTTCTTCATTTTTGGTGTTTTTGATTTTTTCTTTGTATTTGGTTTACAACGAGGATGTACAAATTCAGCAACACTTGAAAAGTTTTAAGCAGGTAGCCATTGAGTACTACTCTCTGAATAAGACGGATTCCGCTCAGATTAGCCCCAACATTATGGCCTTTTATACGGCTGAATCATTGCCTACTGCCTTAAAATCGGAGTTACCTTACGACGTAAACGTCGTGACTCGCTTTCGTGCGTTTTCTGAAGGTGGTTTTATGGTATACCACACAAATTTCGTTGACGACTCGGGAGAAGAACGCGCTTTATATTTGAGTGTAGGGTCAAGAGATCTGGATTTTGGTGATGACAATTGGGATACATTATTACT
This DNA window, taken from Vibrio tapetis subsp. tapetis, encodes the following:
- a CDS encoding efflux RND transporter periplasmic adaptor subunit, with protein sequence MNKSLLLSLALLQVVSTHAYSVDLIGKTTSIDPINVVSEVSGVLKQVGWYTGDSITAGAPLALINPIDFQIEVRKQQANVSLVKADLSIKHSLYKRYVELRKKNSLSQNELDIAKADYDAANAQLSLAKIELEKAQLDLDSTSIFSSIDGYVVARPVEAGAWVNQGDLLYQLINIDKLNVRLLASEFDLASLQIGQPIQIWSESNPDNKILTNIKRIGVELDPNTYAYPVEVSIDNENHSFKSGMSIHATTTFETNK
- a CDS encoding response regulator transcription factor, whose product is MLAGRQILVVEDNEELQGILADFLEVKGAEVDFADNGEQGLQLALENEFDVIILDVMMPKKNGMQMAQELRDSGCTTPILMLTALNGQQDLLTGFESGVDDFISKPFQFPELEARLTALIKRYRGQVAQTLLSFGELSIDQKTHQVKRAGCPIVVAPALYQILLTLVKAQGEIVSRDVLIHLLWGEDIPDKDVLRSHIYLLRNVLDKPFEHSMLVTVPKYGFRLVKS